One segment of Primulina huaijiensis isolate GDHJ02 unplaced genomic scaffold, ASM1229523v2 scaffold25443, whole genome shotgun sequence DNA contains the following:
- the LOC140967526 gene encoding nucleobase-ascorbate transporter 6-like, with the protein MAGGAVPKADEPAPHPPKDQLPNVSYCITSPPPWPEAILLGFQHYLVMLGTTVIIPTALVPQMGGGNAEKAQVIQTLLFVAGLNTLLQTWFGTRLPVVIGGSYTFVSPTISIILSGRWNDQDPISKFKKIMRATQGAFIVASTIQIVLGFSGLWRNVTRFLSPLSAVPLVALAGFGLYELGFPGVANCVEIGLPQLIILVIFSQYLSHFIRPGKNIFDRFAVIFSVTIVWIYAHLLTVGGAYNGKPPKTQTSCRTDRAGLIGSAPWIRVPYPFQWGAPSFDAGEVFAMMMAAFVALVESTGGFIAVSRYASATPLPPSILSRGVGWQGVAILLSGLFGTANGSSVSIENAGLLALTRVGSRRVVQISAGFMLFFSVLGKFGAVFASIPAPIVAALYCLFFAYVGSAGLSFLQFCNLNSFRTKFILGFSIFLGLSVPQYFNEHTAIEGFGPVNTTARWFNDMVNVPFSSKAFVAGIVAYFLDKTMHKKDAQIRKDRGKHWWDKFRSFKTDTRSEEFYSLPFNLNKYFPSV; encoded by the exons ATGGCAGGGGGAGCAGTACCGAAGGCAGATGAGCCAGCGCCACACCCACCAAAGGATCAGCTTCCAAATGTTTCTTATTGCATTACCAGCCCGCCTCCTTGGC CTGAGGCTATCCTTCTTGGATTTCAACATTATCTTGTGATGCTTGGTACAACCGTCATCATACCGACTGCCCTGGTTCCTCAAATGGGAGGAGGAAAT GCTGAGAAAGCACAAGTTATCCAGACCCTGCTCTTCGTTGCCGGGTTGAATACTCTGTTACAGACATGGTTTGGAACCAGACTACCTGTTGTAATTGGAGGATCATACACCTTTGTCTCACCCACAATTTCCATAATCCTGTCTGGAAGATGGAATGATCAAGATCCTATTTCG AAGTTCAAGAAGATAATGCGTGCCACCCAGGGTGCATTTATTGTTGCCTCCACCATTCAGATAGTCCTTGGTTTTAGTGGTCTTTGGCGAAATGTTACAAG GTTTCTGAGTCCACTATCTGCTGTTCCTTTGGTGGCTCTTGCCGGTTTTGGGCTCTATGAGCTTGGATTCCCTGGG GTTGCCAACTGTGTTGAGATTGGGTTACCACAACTCATCATTTTGGTTATCTTTTCTCAG TACTTGTCCCATTTCATACGTCCAGGAAAGAATATCTTTGACCGCTTTGCAGTGATATTCTCTGTCACAATTGTGTGGATATATGCACACCTACTTACTGTGGGTGGGGCATATAACGGAAAGCCTCCAAAGACCCAAACAAGCTGCAGAACTGATCGTGCTGGACTTATTGGTTCTGCTCCATG GATAAGAGTTCCATATCCCTTTCAGTGGGGAGCACCTTCATTTGATGCTGGTGAAGTATTTGCAATGATGATGGCTGCATTTGTTGCCCTCGTAGAG TCCACTGGTGGATTCATTGCTGTGTCCAGATATGCAAGTGCAACCCCTTTGCCACCATCAATTCTTAGCCGTGGTGTAGGCTGGCAG GGTGTTGCAATCTTGTTGTCCGGTTTGTTTGGAACTGCCAATGGATCTTCTGTATCCAT TGAGAATGCTGGTCTATTAGCATTGACACGTGTTGGAAGCCGAAGAGTAGTGCAAATATCTGCTGGATTCATGCTTTTCTTTTCCGTACTCG GGAAATTTGGAGCTGTCTTTGCTTCAATACCGGCACCTATTGTGGCTGCCTTGTACTGTCTCTTCTTTGCATATGTTG GTTCGGCTGGTTTAAGCTTTCTTCAGTTCTGCAACCTCAACAGTTTCCGGACAAAATTCATCTTAGGCTTTTCTATTTTTCTGGGTTTGTCTGTCCCCCAGTATTTCAATGAGCACACTGCTATCGAAGGATTTGGACCTGTCAACACGACAGCCAGATGG TTCAACGATATGGTAAATGTCCCCTTCTCATCAAAAGCTTTCGTAGCTGGCATAGTTGCATATTTCTTGGACAAGACGATGCACAAAAAGGATGCACAGATAAGGAAAGACCGAGGCAAACATTGGTGGGACAAGTTCCGGTCCTTTAAGACCGATACTAGAAGCGAGGAATTCTATTCACTACCTTTCAATCTCAACAAATACTTCCCTTCTGTGTAA